One region of Maylandia zebra isolate NMK-2024a linkage group LG10, Mzebra_GT3a, whole genome shotgun sequence genomic DNA includes:
- the tpst1l gene encoding tyrosylprotein sulfotransferase 1, like encodes MRSTRSNLLLGCVLLCSVSLLYLGMSGVDCPPKSHRRRWMELTLGSGNQSLSLTDHFPEDTPIIFIGGFPRSGTTLMRVMLDAHNAVRCGEETRVIPRLLTMRATWSRSVKERIRLDEAGVTDHVLDSAVRAFLLEVIVGHGEPAPRLCNKDPFALKSLSYLAHIFPKAKFVLMLRDGRATVHSMISRKVTISGFDLTSYRDCLTKWSSAVETMFSQCQAVGYARCQPIRYEQLVLQPEEEMRKLLHFLDLQWDPSVLHHEELIGKAGGVSLSKVERSTDQVMKPVNTEALSKWVGQIPPDVVNDMAEIAPMLARLGYNPHANPPDYTKTEPLAPEFNYSHKEKSADVPHPS; translated from the exons ATGAGGAGCACCAGATCGAACCTGCTGCTGGGCTGCGTGCTCCTCTGCTCCGTCTCCCTTCTCTACCTGGGGATGAGCGGGGTAGACTGCCCTCCGAAAAGCCATCGGCGCCGCTGGATGGAGCTCACTCTGGGCTCAGGCAATCAGAGCTTATCCCTGACTGATCACTTCCCAGAAGACACACCCATTATCTTCATTGGGGGCTTCCCCAGGAGCGGCACGACACTGATGCGCGTCATGCTGGACGCCCACAATGCCGTGCGGTGTGGAGAAGAGACCCGAGTGATTCCCCGCCTCTTGACCATGAGGGCCACTTGGAGCCGCTCAGTGAAGGAGAGAATACGACTGGATGAGGCCGGCGTCACTGACCACGTGTTGGACTCAGCTGTGCGAGCGTTCCTGTTGGAG gtGATAGTTGGTCACGGGGAGCCTGCGCCTCGCCTTTGCAACAAGGACCCGTTTGCACTGAAGTctctgtcttatttggctcacaTCTTCCCGAAAGCAAAGTTTGTGCTCATGCTACGAGATGGACGGGCAACTGTGCACTCAATGATATCACGCAAG GTGACCATCTCCGGTTTTGACCTGACCAGCTACAGGGACTGCCTAACAAAGTGGAGCAGTGCGGTGGAGACCATGTTCAGCCAGTGCCAGGCGGTCGGATACGCTAGGTGTCAGCCCATCCGTTATGAGCAGCTTGTCCTCCAACCAGAGGAGGAAATGAGAAAGTTGCTGCACTTTCTGGATTTGCAGTGGGACCCATCGGTGCTGCACCACGAAGAGCTGATTGGAAAGGCTGGTGGTGTGTCTCTATCAAA GGTGGAGCGTTCGACAGACCAGGTGATGAAGCCAGTGAATACGGAGGCACTGTCCAAGTGGGTGGGGCAAATTCCCCCTGACGTGGTCAACGACATGGCTGAAATCGCTCCCATGCTGGCTCGCCTGGGCTACAACCcccatgccaaccctcccgactACACAAAAACGGAGCCCCTGGCACCTGAGTTCAACTACTCACAC aaagaaaaatcagcagATGTTCCTCACCCCAGCTAA